Proteins co-encoded in one Rubrobacter calidifluminis genomic window:
- a CDS encoding tyrosine-type recombinase/integrase yields MAGIEKNEDGTSLTGVPVDEIILPERLPLDENPVSAYLASLSENSRRPVRTSLETVASFLSGGRASAMELAWWKIGYQHMTLVRSAVAGAYAPSTANLMLSAVRGVLRACFRLGYISADELQRAIDVPPVRGRRLPPGRAIERGELYALFRVCYTDNKKARGARDAALFALLYVCGLRRSEAVALDLSDYDPETLEVRVRGKGNKERLVYAEGGADRVIDAWIELRGDGEGALLLPVNKGGRIIYEREDVGGERRPARMSDQAVYDIVRRRQREAGVKKLSPHDFRKTFIGDLLDAIGDLSAAQQLAGHADPGTTARYDRRGERAKRKAASHLHVPYFEENR; encoded by the coding sequence ATGGCTGGCATCGAGAAGAACGAGGACGGAACGTCCCTCACCGGCGTACCTGTCGATGAGATCATCCTTCCCGAGAGGTTGCCTCTGGATGAGAATCCGGTCTCTGCGTACCTGGCTTCCCTTTCCGAGAACTCGCGCAGGCCGGTACGCACGAGCCTTGAGACCGTAGCAAGCTTTCTCTCCGGCGGACGAGCTTCTGCGATGGAGCTCGCCTGGTGGAAGATCGGCTACCAGCACATGACGCTCGTTCGCTCTGCTGTGGCCGGGGCTTACGCGCCATCGACGGCCAACCTGATGCTCTCCGCCGTAAGAGGAGTCTTGAGAGCCTGCTTCAGGCTCGGTTACATCTCAGCAGACGAGCTGCAGCGGGCGATAGACGTCCCCCCCGTTCGCGGCAGACGCCTCCCCCCTGGAAGGGCCATAGAACGCGGCGAGCTCTATGCCCTCTTCAGAGTATGCTACACAGATAACAAAAAAGCCCGGGGGGCGCGAGATGCGGCCCTGTTTGCTCTTCTGTATGTGTGTGGGCTCAGGAGGAGCGAGGCCGTCGCCCTCGATCTCTCCGACTACGACCCCGAAACGCTCGAGGTCAGGGTGAGGGGCAAGGGGAACAAGGAACGGCTCGTCTACGCCGAGGGAGGAGCCGACAGGGTTATAGACGCTTGGATAGAGCTCAGGGGGGATGGCGAAGGGGCGCTGCTCCTTCCCGTAAACAAGGGCGGGAGGATAATCTATGAGCGGGAGGACGTGGGTGGTGAGAGGCGTCCCGCCAGGATGAGCGACCAGGCAGTCTACGACATAGTGAGAAGGCGCCAGCGAGAGGCGGGGGTGAAGAAGCTCTCCCCGCACGACTTCCGCAAGACCTTCATCGGGGATCTTCTGGATGCGATAGGGGATCTCTCTGCCGCCCAACAGCTGGCGGGACATGCCGACCCTGGGACGACGGCACGCTATGACAGACGTGGGGAGCGTGCCAAGAGGAAGGCGGCAAGCCACCTGCACGTCCCCTACTTCGAAGAAAACAGGTAA
- the vapB gene encoding type II toxin-antitoxin system antitoxin VapB, with the protein MEKAKLFKSGRSQAVRLPKEFRFEGKEVYIKKVGEAVVLLPREDSWRTLYESLGLFSEDFMEERAQPASEDEREPLFG; encoded by the coding sequence GTGGAGAAGGCGAAGCTGTTCAAGAGCGGTCGCAGCCAAGCGGTGAGGTTGCCCAAGGAGTTCCGCTTCGAGGGAAAGGAGGTTTACATTAAGAAGGTGGGGGAGGCGGTGGTGCTGCTCCCGCGCGAAGATTCCTGGCGAACGCTGTACGAGAGCCTGGGTTTGTTCTCGGAGGATTTCATGGAAGAGCGCGCACAACCGGCCTCGGAAGACGAGCGGGAGCCTCTCTTTGGATAG
- the vapC gene encoding type II toxin-antitoxin system tRNA(fMet)-specific endonuclease VapC — MPRLSRILDTNICIHLIRYHPPEVLRRFEDFEVGEVGLSVITVAELLYGVEKSARPQQNRKALQQFLLPLEIVSFGEEATASYGKVRASLEKRGTPIGPLDTLIAAHALSLDATLVTNNTREFVRVHGLQLEDWTTP; from the coding sequence ATGCCACGGCTGAGCCGCATTCTGGACACCAACATCTGTATTCACCTGATCCGGTACCACCCACCGGAGGTTCTCCGGCGGTTCGAAGACTTCGAGGTCGGCGAGGTTGGCCTCTCCGTCATCACGGTCGCAGAGCTGCTCTACGGGGTGGAGAAAAGTGCCCGGCCACAGCAAAACCGTAAGGCCCTGCAGCAGTTCCTGCTGCCCCTGGAGATCGTGAGTTTCGGAGAGGAGGCCACCGCGAGCTATGGGAAGGTAAGGGCGTCACTGGAGAAGCGTGGCACGCCCATAGGTCCGCTGGATACGCTCATCGCCGCCCACGCCCTCAGCCTGGATGCCACGCTGGTAACCAACAACACCCGCGAGTTCGTGCGCGTACACGGCCTCCAGCTGGAGGACTGGACGACCCCCTGA